The Rhea pennata isolate bPtePen1 chromosome 5, bPtePen1.pri, whole genome shotgun sequence nucleotide sequence TGGACTTAGCCCAGCTGAGGTGGTGGGCTAGCTATAGCTGGGGGGCTTAGTGGAGTTTGCCATGCTGTCCTGCTTCCCTGGCACTCCAGTTCCCTTATCCACCTGGCAGGCTGCTGGCTCCTGAGAAGCCTCAGGTGTGCTGTGGGTCAAGGtctgagctgccttcccctttTTGACAAGTCTCCGAGAAGTTTCTCAGACTGTGAGCAGTGGGTATGGGACAGGCCAAGTTCCTGATTTCCCACTGCCCTGTATTCTGTCCAGTCTTTTGAGGGGCTGGACGGGGATATGGGGATGCTTGGGGGACTATTGCTCCTTGTCCGGGACGCAGCTCCATCAgtgaggggtggggggaggtcTCCTGAGTCAAAAAGGCTTGTGTGCCCCTGTCTGGGGAGTGAGTGGCCTTGGGGCAGCACAGTTCCCCTGTCCGCAGGGCCAGCCGACCCTGCGTGGAGTCCGCCCGGGGACGCTGCAATCTCACTGCTTCTGACGCCACACTGAGCTGCGCCAATCAGCGCTCGCCGGAGCGGGATGTagggcagccctgctgctcctgagcTGGCAGGGACTGGGGGCTGCGCCGGACAGGGGGGCTGGCCAGCTGCACCCATGCAAGGAATGGGGCCCTTGCGGCTGGGCGGCCGCTCGGTGATGTACACGGCTGAGACCCTGCCCAAGGGCAAGAACCGAGTGATGGGGGTGAGTCAGGGAAGGGGtctggggaggggggcagagaGGTGCTGGCCGGTGCCCCCCAGCCAGCCAGCCGCACTGCTCTGGGAAATTCCACCACCCTGAGgctttctgcttcctctgtgAAGTGCCCTGGGGAATGGGAAGGGCACCATGCCCCCTATCCTGCTCCTTGCCCTGTGTGGAGGAAGGGCAGGACAGACTTTACCAGCCCTGCTACTTGGGGGTGATGTGTGGCCCTCTACCCTATCAGTGGGGATGGAGCTGGTCATGGAGGGCTTTGTCCTGGGGGACTGAGGAGGGATGGGGGTGCAACGGGGGGCTGCACTTCAGGGAGCCCCTGTAccctccaaagagctgcaagGGGGGACTGAGATGAGCCTCTGGGAATGGTGCTGCAGTGACACCTCCCCCTCCCACCTTGGGCTCCCCCATCTCTGCAGTGCTACCAAGGGTTGGCTGCTTCAGGGCACCTCAGCTGGAGGTGGTTTGTGGGGCCAACAGGGCAAGGGGACCCCACCATCATGCCAGGCCGTCCTTGGGGATACCTGGCTGTGCATGTCTCCCTGCACCCCTGTCTCCACACTGCAGATGGTGGTGAACACGCTCTCTCTCCTTGCCTCTTCCCTCAGACCATTCAGATTATGACCGGCTTCATGCACATTGGCTTCGGGATCGTCCTAACAACGCTTACCAATGTCTACACCTCTGTCTTCATCATTGGCGAGATCCCCTTTCTGGGTGGCGTGTCTGTGCGTGGTAGCGGGGCTGGCAGGGGGAACATGCTCATGGGGACCCTTGGTGCTCCTCAGGCCCTCCAGCCTGCTGGGAACTCGGTATGGGAGGGTAGGGGGGCTCTAGTTCAGTGACTCAGGACAGTGATTTGCAGCAAAATTTAAGTTTTAGCAGGATCTGGCCCTTCTGCCTGCAAAGGGGTTCACTGTCCCCAGGAAAGCTGGTGCTCAGCCATGAGGCTGTGCCAATGGGTGGCTGTTTAATGCCACTATGTCCAAGGCAATGTATGTCCCATATGTCCATAGCTGTGAGCAGGGCAGAGGGGCAGCACTGAAGCTGACCGCTTGCTTTTCCCCCCCGCCCTGGTGCAGTTCATCATCTCGGGCTGCCTGTCCATCGGAGCGGAGAAGAGCCCTACAGAGTGTGCGGTGAGTGCCCACTGCCTGCCCCAGTGACATGGTGACTTCCCCAGGCCGGCCGGGAACTGGGCGTCCCTGCTGGGCAAAGCTTTTCTGCCCACATCAAAACCTCTGCCCATCTCCCCACGGCACAGGTGAAGGGCAGCCAGACCATGAATGTCATCAGTGCCATCTTTGCACTGCTGGGAATCGTTGCCTTCATCATTGACCTGAACCTGAACGGGCTTTACCGCTCTAGCTTTGACTACTACAGTTATCTCATCATGGTAAGCAGCAGCGCAGCTGGCTATGCTGCTTAGGATAATGGGAGGCAGAGCTGTGAAATGCTTACCTCCAAAATGTGTGTGGGGGATCTATGTGTTCCTCCACCATGGCTTGTCAGTGCTGCAGGTACTTACTCTCCTGGCCGggtgctgctgggagcagagctgaaggGGCCGAGGGTTTCCTTGTTTGGGGTGAACATGTGCAGGTGGCTGTGTGCTGTGCCAGCGATGCTCATGGGCGCTTTCCCCTGGCCTGGAGCTCGCAGGGAATGGGATCTCCATCGTGCTGCTCATCTTCACCATCCTGGAGTTCTGCATCGCGGTTGCCACTGCCAATTTCTGGTGCCGGGCCACTCGCCTCCACGCCAACGAGGTAGGCGGAGGTGGCAAGGCAAGCCTAAGGTGGTGCTCCTTGCCCCACAGGTCCTGACAGCAGCCTCCATCTCCATCTTCTGCAGGCCATGCTGATTGTGCCCAGCACCATCCAGGCAGACCTGGCTGTGCCCCCAGTGGAGCTGCCCCAGCCGCCCAGCTACACTGAGGTGAGCCGCGAGCCCAAGGAGCCCAGCTGCGGTGCATGGGGCAAGCAGGTCCTAGGAACAGCAGCTGCCATTTCCTTCTTACTGCAGCTGGTCGCCCCGGATGTCTAGCCAGGTGATACCACTTGAAGATGTCCCTGGCGCAGAGCCCAAGAGCAGCACTGGGTTGCCTCCTCACATCAGATCATGCCTCTGACCCACTGCCCCCACGGCTCCTGCCGCTGTGGCCGCTCCAGATGCAGTGCCCTGGCATGGGGCAAGGGCCGAAGGTCATGGGCATCCTCCTCTTGACACATGGCTGGGCCCGTGACCTGGCCAACCCTTCTGTGGACATCTGCTCCATGGCGGCAAGGTTATTTTTCACTCATCTTCCTCCCCTGCTCCTGTACCTCACATCATCTTGAggagaggctttttttttttttttttttttttttttttttttccccattggcTGATTTTGAGAAGAGTCTCTTTCTGCAGGGGAGGCTGAAGGGGGGAGGTATCTTGGGGTCTCATGGGATGTTTCTGCCAGCCATTAATTACCTGACTGGCTCTTGGGGTTCATTAATATGAAGTGACCTTCTAGAGTTCTGGCAGCAATGTAATGGGTAGCATAAagaactccccccccccatctgaTGTATGCTGGGGTTGCATCCTACTCAGTCTTTCTACCTCAGGTTGTACCCTGTTGgctttattttatctttgaaataaatgctGTGGTCAGACCTTGGCTTTCTCACTTGCCAGATCTTTGTTGGAGCAGTAGGTGCAAAATCTTCCCTCAGGCCAAAACTCTTTGACCAGCTCTTCTCTGGCTGTCCCTGCACCGAGGTCTGTGCCATGACTGGTCAGGACAAGAGCTTCCTCTCCCCTGGCTTTAAAGCGCCATGTTAGGAGCCAGCTGCCAAAAGGTGGGGATGGGCATTCTCGGGCAGTGCTTTGGATCTGGGGAGCGGAGGATGGCAGTGGGGCCTGGCTCCTGGAGACGTTGGGACCCCggagtcccccccccccccactcctaTGTCTCTGTTCCTGTGTCCTGTTCTCTATGCCAAAGAAACCTGCGTGCCCAGATCCCCCATGCTGCTCCTTTCTGGAGACTGTGCCCTGCAGTCATCTCCCTTCCAGCTTCGGCCACTTTGGGGGCTCTTGAGAGCTGGTACCTCGCAAGCAACAGAGCCTCAAAGTAAGCtggaaagattaaaagaagACAGGAAAGTTCAAGGATGTCTCCAAGAGCATCTGGCTATATATAGCGctcccagagcagctgctctaCTCACAGTGATGACAGCAGCTCCTCTGATTTCACGGTGCCACGTTGCCTTGTACTGGCTGAGGAGCTGCCTCTGGGCTGCTCCCTCAGCAGCAAGGCGCTGAGTGCTGAGCTCAGGCGAAGAGCTGCAGTGCAAGGCTGCTCTTAACCCAGCACTAATGCGAAACAAGCCAGTGTGGTGGCCTGGCACCAGCCCCACAGCAAAGAACGCTGCAAAGCTGCCGAGCATGAAGCCGGCAGCTGCCAGAGGGAAGGGAGCCTCTCATGAGCAGCCAGGGAGAGGACAGCAAGTGAGAATGGCTCCTGGCATCGGAGTTGCCCCCAGGGTTGC carries:
- the LOC134141224 gene encoding membrane-spanning 4-domains subfamily A member 15-like isoform X1 gives rise to the protein MQGMGPLRLGGRSVMYTAETLPKGKNRVMGTIQIMTGFMHIGFGIVLTTLTNVYTSVFIIGEIPFLGGVSVRGSGAGRGNMLMGTLGAPQALQPAGNSFIISGCLSIGAEKSPTECAVKGSQTMNVISAIFALLGIVAFIIDLNLNGLYRSSFDYYSYLIMLAGNGISIVLLIFTILEFCIAVATANFWCRATRLHANEAMLIVPSTIQADLAVPPVELPQPPSYTEVSREPKEPSCGAWGKQVLGTAAAISFLLQLVAPDV
- the LOC134141224 gene encoding membrane-spanning 4-domains subfamily A member 12-like isoform X2, with the protein product MQGMGPLRLGGRSVMYTAETLPKGKNRVMGTIQIMTGFMHIGFGIVLTTLTNVYTSVFIIGEIPFLGGVSFIISGCLSIGAEKSPTECAVKGSQTMNVISAIFALLGIVAFIIDLNLNGLYRSSFDYYSYLIMLAGNGISIVLLIFTILEFCIAVATANFWCRATRLHANEAMLIVPSTIQADLAVPPVELPQPPSYTEVSREPKEPSCGAWGKQVLGTAAAISFLLQLVAPDV
- the LOC134141224 gene encoding membrane-spanning 4-domains subfamily A member 12-like isoform X3 — encoded protein: MQGMGPLRLGGRSVMYTAETLPKGKNRVMGTIQIMTGFMHIGFGIVLTTLTNVYTSVFIIGEIPFLGGVSVRGSGAGRGNMLMGTLGAPQALQPAGNSFIISGCLSIGAEKSPTECAVKGSQTMNVISAIFALLGIVAFIIDLNLNGLYRSSFDYYSYLIMLAGNGISIVLLIFTILEFCIAVATANFWCRATRLHANEAMLIVPSTIQADLAVPPVELPQPPSYTELVAPDV